A window of Lacibacter sediminis contains these coding sequences:
- a CDS encoding HNH endonuclease, whose protein sequence is MECIFCDQENTAKSIEHIVSEAFGNKSYVAQRGRVCDDCNNRFSKFEGTALSNSVFVMERARLGIATKKGKNAKGKVDNLEIAGHEEFEKNLITIKGLTDDNFIAFDPDTKTGKLYVKSFDKSEVAASKLLLKMALSSIFTSQRELFNKYDFTNLKRFLTNKDNADWPFMTSGYEIGKFQSIPRFTDKFNLGKVRCSLRYFEMDENTLLFMFTYGAVSMVINLLNRNLEWIESYSNSDSVSSLYPEHFRKKTVTEKRIVANGSKQ, encoded by the coding sequence ATGGAGTGCATTTTTTGTGACCAAGAAAATACTGCGAAATCGATTGAGCATATTGTTTCAGAAGCATTTGGGAATAAAAGTTATGTCGCACAAAGGGGAAGAGTGTGTGATGATTGTAACAATAGGTTTTCAAAATTTGAAGGAACTGCTTTATCGAATAGTGTTTTTGTAATGGAGCGTGCAAGACTTGGCATTGCGACCAAAAAAGGGAAAAATGCAAAAGGAAAAGTTGATAATTTGGAAATAGCAGGTCACGAAGAATTTGAAAAAAACTTAATTACTATTAAAGGTTTGACGGATGATAACTTCATAGCCTTTGACCCTGATACTAAAACCGGAAAACTTTATGTGAAGTCGTTTGATAAGAGTGAAGTAGCTGCTTCAAAACTATTATTAAAAATGGCTTTATCTTCAATTTTCACTTCCCAACGAGAGTTGTTCAACAAATACGATTTTACAAACTTAAAACGTTTTCTTACAAACAAGGACAATGCCGATTGGCCATTTATGACCAGTGGCTATGAAATTGGAAAGTTTCAAAGTATACCTCGTTTTACGGATAAATTCAACTTGGGTAAGGTAAGATGTTCCTTACGATATTTTGAAATGGATGAGAATACCCTTTTGTTTATGTTTACTTATGGCGCCGTTTCAATGGTTATTAATTTGCTTAACAGAAATCTTGAATGGATAGAATCGTATAGCAATAGTGATAGTGTCTCTAGTTTATATCCTGAACATTTCAGAAAAAAAACTGTTACCGAAAAGAGGATTGTTGCAAATGGTTCCAAACAATAA
- a CDS encoding PDDEXK family nuclease yields MKKASVTRTYGPIHFEDLEPHRFEDLVRELIYDYKDWQSIEATGRAGSDEGFDIRAYERVFQNYNDSESESEQDETPSTHPMDGNLWMIQCKREKSIGPQKVAKIIKETVNPNSPPYGYILVASAVFSKKFYDAFREGLKKAGVMEFYLWGNAELEDMLHMPKYDRILFTFFGISLVTKKRTRTSEIRSLVTIKNKLYKVLGEENIGHHEILIRDINDNLYPREKEYADFHLRPRWGKYYFKGNNVYGIWVQLRMHYGFYNARLKEWDMFEGFDSSMIYDEFETEEERLENMKNNLAVRNFWERFPFSSQVEISVWALLKYEQILLVDDKGGPIHKIPHIYADYRFEHGPFSRIIHVIGDGNNIKFLEREGATRISLFPKTLSAPKSGKVHKNKIILISGDNKPNDRNAYGKYSVYDQNGKYDFLNPGDVIVLKSEQNSDDQIKVKLSCKYSIKIKDYCEEAQNHYLVQQEIFQQLKKQAGEDEIMDVYEFVYHYDVD; encoded by the coding sequence ATGAAAAAAGCATCTGTAACTAGAACTTATGGCCCAATACACTTTGAGGATCTCGAACCTCACAGATTTGAAGATCTTGTAAGGGAATTAATTTATGACTATAAAGACTGGCAATCAATTGAAGCAACCGGTCGAGCAGGCAGCGACGAAGGGTTTGATATTCGGGCTTATGAAAGGGTCTTTCAAAACTATAATGATTCTGAATCAGAAAGTGAACAAGATGAAACACCTTCAACACATCCAATGGATGGTAATTTATGGATGATTCAATGTAAACGTGAAAAATCAATCGGTCCACAGAAAGTAGCTAAAATAATAAAAGAAACAGTAAATCCAAACTCTCCACCATATGGCTACATTCTAGTAGCGTCGGCTGTTTTTTCCAAGAAATTCTACGATGCATTTCGAGAAGGACTTAAAAAAGCTGGTGTAATGGAGTTTTATTTATGGGGTAATGCAGAATTAGAAGATATGCTGCATATGCCGAAGTACGATCGTATTCTTTTCACTTTTTTTGGAATTTCATTAGTTACAAAAAAGAGAACACGCACTTCAGAAATTCGCTCGTTAGTTACTATTAAAAATAAATTGTACAAAGTATTGGGTGAAGAAAACATTGGCCATCACGAAATACTAATACGAGATATTAATGACAATCTCTATCCCAGAGAAAAAGAATACGCTGATTTTCATTTAAGACCTAGATGGGGGAAATATTATTTTAAGGGGAACAATGTATATGGCATTTGGGTTCAATTGCGAATGCACTATGGTTTTTATAATGCACGACTCAAAGAATGGGACATGTTTGAAGGCTTTGACTCCAGCATGATATATGACGAATTCGAAACTGAAGAAGAACGACTTGAAAATATGAAGAATAACCTAGCAGTCCGGAACTTTTGGGAACGTTTTCCATTTTCGAGTCAAGTTGAAATTTCCGTATGGGCTCTCTTGAAATACGAACAAATTCTTTTGGTCGATGACAAAGGGGGACCAATACATAAGATTCCGCACATTTACGCAGACTACAGATTTGAACATGGTCCATTTAGTCGCATTATTCACGTTATCGGTGATGGTAACAACATAAAATTTCTTGAACGAGAAGGAGCTACAAGAATTAGTTTATTTCCCAAAACTTTGTCCGCCCCTAAATCGGGAAAAGTCCACAAAAATAAAATCATCCTCATTTCGGGGGATAATAAACCCAATGACAGAAACGCATATGGGAAATATTCAGTTTATGATCAAAATGGTAAGTATGACTTTTTGAATCCAGGAGATGTAATAGTTTTAAAATCCGAACAAAATTCTGACGACCAGATAAAAGTTAAATTATCTTGCAAATATTCCATTAAAATAAAAGACTACTGTGAAGAAGCCCAAAACCACTATTTAGTGCAACAAGAGATTTTTCAGCAACTTAAAAAGCAGGCAGGAGAGGATGAAATCATGGATGTTTACGAATTTGTTTACCATTATGATGTTGATTAA
- a CDS encoding glycosyl hydrolase family 28 protein, with amino-acid sequence MKRYLAVILVSCFVLSVSAAPPNKYNLMIAPGTLSETSVTLLWDKQYGGDSLMYHIIVNGKTHGFTGKTNYTLDKLKPATTYKVSFQLITGKNSQTKKQTVLKFKTAAQGKVYNILDFGAKSDSTFINTSFIQKAIDACTAGGTVYIPKGTFLSGALFLKSNMTLHVAEGAVLQGSVDTLDYLPLIKNRFEGWEMYTYASLINAGTLNRDGSYNVRNLRITGGGTIKGGGKKLELACKAARGIRSRGRLILLMNSQDVSIDNLTITEPPCWTIHYLYSDNISCHNLTIITKGIHNGDGIDPDSSTDSYIFNCTFDTGDDCIAIKSGKNPEGYYVGKPTTNVRITNCNFIRGHGISIGSEMSGGVSGVLVQDCKAGALLHGMQIKGTKDRGGYVKNVTVDNCQLMKITIFSAVNYNNDGEAAPVLPTFENFVFKNIDLSQANVKEPVININGFTDPKHKLRNVVFTNLTLPENGKVVINDAEKVKFEKVKTVNGQKPEYVVKSSTGIVY; translated from the coding sequence ATGAAAAGATATCTTGCTGTTATTCTTGTTTCCTGTTTTGTGTTGTCGGTTTCTGCCGCTCCTCCCAACAAGTACAATCTCATGATCGCTCCCGGCACGTTGTCTGAAACATCGGTGACTTTGTTGTGGGATAAGCAATATGGCGGAGATAGTTTGATGTATCACATAATCGTAAATGGTAAAACGCATGGGTTTACAGGTAAGACGAATTATACGTTAGATAAATTAAAACCTGCCACAACTTATAAAGTATCATTTCAATTAATTACCGGAAAGAATTCACAAACTAAAAAACAAACAGTTTTAAAATTTAAAACAGCAGCCCAAGGAAAAGTTTATAATATCCTCGACTTTGGTGCAAAGAGCGATTCTACCTTCATCAACACGAGCTTCATTCAAAAAGCCATTGATGCCTGCACGGCAGGAGGCACGGTGTATATTCCCAAAGGAACATTTTTAAGTGGCGCCCTGTTTCTGAAAAGTAATATGACCTTGCATGTGGCAGAAGGCGCTGTCTTACAAGGTTCGGTTGATACGCTTGATTACCTGCCACTGATCAAAAACCGTTTCGAAGGTTGGGAGATGTACACCTATGCAAGTCTCATCAATGCCGGTACCTTAAACCGTGATGGCTCGTACAATGTAAGGAACCTGCGCATCACCGGTGGCGGTACCATTAAAGGCGGTGGTAAAAAACTGGAACTGGCCTGCAAAGCTGCAAGAGGCATCCGCAGCAGGGGTCGCCTGATCTTATTAATGAACAGCCAGGATGTTAGCATCGACAACCTGACGATCACTGAACCTCCCTGCTGGACGATCCACTATCTCTACAGCGACAATATTTCCTGTCATAACCTTACCATCATTACAAAAGGCATTCACAATGGCGATGGCATTGATCCTGATTCATCCACCGATTCATACATCTTCAACTGCACATTCGATACAGGCGATGATTGTATTGCCATTAAATCGGGTAAGAACCCCGAAGGTTATTATGTAGGCAAACCAACTACCAATGTGCGGATCACCAACTGTAATTTCATTCGTGGTCATGGTATTTCCATCGGCAGCGAAATGAGTGGTGGTGTAAGTGGGGTGCTGGTGCAGGATTGTAAGGCAGGTGCGTTGTTGCATGGTATGCAGATCAAAGGCACCAAAGACCGTGGTGGTTATGTAAAGAATGTAACGGTCGACAATTGCCAGTTGATGAAGATCACGATTTTCTCAGCGGTGAATTATAACAACGATGGGGAAGCTGCTCCTGTGTTACCCACCTTTGAAAACTTTGTGTTCAAGAATATTGATCTGTCGCAGGCGAATGTAAAAGAGCCCGTGATCAATATCAACGGGTTTACCGATCCGAAGCATAAACTGCGGAATGTTGTGTTTACAAATCTTACGCTTCCGGAGAATGGAAAGGTAGTGATCAATGATGCGGAGAAGGTGAAGTTTGAAAAGGTGAAAACGGTAAATGGCCAAAAGCCGGAATATGTTGTTAAGAGTAGTACGGGTATTGTGTATTAG
- a CDS encoding glycosyl hydrolase 115 family protein: MLKMFKAVLCCSLFFLVTICRAQTNTLSVSEKPSSFSLFTSSSVAKICVDEHDAKVVSIAANAFANDVQLISGKQMQVLHKIPAKGFVVVAGTIGQSKLIDELIKLNKLNVSAIKNKWERFSIQTVGNKLLIIGSDPRGTAYGIFHVSKLLGVSPWVWWADAIPATKKQLFISGSYVSNEPSVKYRGIFLNDEDWGLQPWAAKTLEPETKDIGPRTYAKIFELLLRLRANLIWPAMHPSTKAFFHYPGNAQMATDYAIVIGSSHAEPMLRNNVDEWKENTMGEFNFITNHDTIYQYWEDRVIQSKGFNAFYTLGIRGVHDSKMLGANTLQEQKEVMDKAVKEQREMLTKHINPAIEKVPQAFIPYKEVQDIYDYGFEVPQDVTLVWCDDNYGYIKHFPNEKERKQKGGNGVYYHISYWGRPHDYLWLASTHPAQLYTQMRMAYDKGAKDMWVLNVGDIKPGEYLTELFLDMGWSMDSIANNQKGLEQHLHNFLVREFGKANAKELVSLMNEYYRLAYIRKPEFMGATRTEESDPKYKIVADLPWSEEEINQRLKEYAVLDAKAVQLSKRISSAKQESWFQLIEYPVRGAAAINQKLLIAQLARHGKATWTLSDAAYDTIVSLTNKYSNLGNGKWKYMMDMKPRKLAVFDKAIQQTVDKPLVQTAKPLFVFNGTGYKTYTGVKPLAHGLGYQRGAISLQKGSSVSFVFTGNIDSLKIVLALAPNHPAEGTKIRYSIQVDDGPVQTIDYATQGRSEEWKQNVLSNQAIRTTRHTVGKSANHVVKITAVDEGVIVDQVKLYE; the protein is encoded by the coding sequence ATGCTGAAGATGTTCAAGGCTGTGCTCTGCTGTTCTCTGTTTTTTCTTGTGACAATTTGCAGGGCGCAAACCAATACGCTCTCTGTTTCTGAAAAACCTTCTTCCTTTTCTTTATTCACATCTTCTTCTGTTGCGAAGATCTGTGTTGATGAGCATGATGCAAAAGTGGTGAGTATTGCTGCCAATGCTTTTGCAAACGATGTGCAGTTGATCAGTGGCAAACAAATGCAGGTGCTGCATAAAATTCCGGCAAAAGGTTTTGTTGTTGTTGCAGGAACGATCGGTCAGTCAAAATTGATTGATGAACTAATCAAATTAAATAAACTTAATGTCAGTGCCATTAAAAATAAATGGGAACGGTTCAGTATTCAAACTGTTGGCAATAAACTGCTGATTATTGGGAGTGATCCGAGAGGAACTGCCTATGGTATTTTTCATGTATCGAAATTGTTAGGTGTGTCACCCTGGGTTTGGTGGGCCGATGCAATACCTGCAACCAAAAAGCAATTGTTCATTTCAGGTTCATACGTTTCAAACGAACCTTCAGTTAAATACCGTGGTATTTTTTTAAATGATGAAGACTGGGGACTGCAACCATGGGCCGCCAAAACACTGGAACCTGAAACAAAAGATATTGGTCCAAGGACCTATGCAAAGATTTTTGAGTTATTACTTCGCTTAAGGGCAAACCTGATCTGGCCTGCCATGCATCCTTCCACCAAAGCTTTTTTTCATTATCCCGGCAATGCACAAATGGCCACTGATTATGCTATTGTGATCGGCAGTTCGCATGCCGAACCCATGTTGCGGAATAATGTGGATGAATGGAAGGAGAATACAATGGGAGAGTTTAATTTCATAACCAATCATGATACTATCTATCAATACTGGGAAGACCGGGTGATTCAAAGCAAGGGCTTCAATGCGTTTTATACATTGGGTATTCGTGGCGTGCACGACAGCAAGATGCTTGGCGCCAATACATTGCAGGAACAAAAAGAGGTGATGGATAAAGCAGTGAAAGAACAACGTGAAATGTTGACGAAACATATTAACCCTGCTATTGAAAAAGTACCTCAGGCATTTATTCCGTACAAAGAAGTACAGGATATTTATGATTATGGTTTTGAAGTACCGCAGGATGTAACACTGGTCTGGTGCGATGATAACTATGGTTACATCAAACATTTTCCCAATGAAAAAGAACGGAAGCAGAAAGGCGGTAATGGTGTGTATTATCATATTTCTTATTGGGGAAGGCCGCATGATTATCTGTGGCTGGCCAGCACGCATCCTGCACAATTGTACACACAAATGCGGATGGCTTATGATAAAGGAGCAAAAGACATGTGGGTGCTGAATGTTGGTGATATTAAACCCGGTGAATATTTAACGGAATTGTTTTTAGATATGGGATGGAGTATGGATTCCATTGCCAACAATCAAAAAGGTTTAGAACAACATTTACATAACTTCCTTGTAAGAGAGTTTGGAAAAGCGAATGCAAAAGAACTGGTTTCGTTGATGAATGAATACTATCGCCTGGCGTATATCCGCAAACCTGAATTCATGGGCGCTACCAGAACCGAAGAAAGCGATCCGAAATATAAAATCGTTGCCGACTTACCCTGGAGTGAAGAAGAGATCAATCAACGGTTGAAAGAATATGCTGTGCTTGATGCGAAAGCAGTGCAGTTGTCCAAACGCATTTCATCAGCAAAGCAGGAAAGCTGGTTCCAGTTAATTGAATACCCGGTACGTGGTGCCGCAGCCATTAATCAGAAATTATTAATCGCACAACTGGCAAGACATGGCAAAGCAACATGGACATTAAGTGATGCTGCATACGATACCATTGTTTCTCTGACAAACAAGTATAGCAATCTTGGTAATGGAAAGTGGAAATACATGATGGATATGAAGCCAAGAAAACTGGCGGTGTTTGATAAAGCGATTCAGCAAACAGTTGACAAACCACTCGTACAAACAGCGAAGCCCTTGTTTGTCTTCAACGGAACAGGTTATAAAACATATACGGGTGTAAAACCATTGGCACATGGGCTGGGTTATCAGCGTGGAGCGATCAGTTTGCAAAAAGGAAGTTCTGTTTCCTTTGTGTTTACAGGTAACATTGATTCATTAAAGATCGTATTGGCATTAGCTCCCAATCATCCTGCTGAAGGAACAAAGATCCGTTACAGTATACAAGTTGATGATGGCCCTGTGCAAACAATTGACTATGCCACACAGGGAAGGAGTGAAGAGTGGAAACAGAATGTATTAAGCAACCAGGCGATTCGCACAACACGACATACAGTTGGTAAGTCTGCAAATCATGTAGTGAAGATTACGGCAGTTGATGAGGGAGTGATTGTTGACCAGGTGAAGCTGTATGAGTGA
- a CDS encoding glycoside hydrolase family 2 TIM barrel-domain containing protein — MMNKIYKVGLLITYNLLLITSLHSQQKQIQYLSGTDAKNTVQWDFFCTAGRNSGEWKKIQVPSCWEQQGFGNYNYGRDYKTHGKNFRFYDEKGMYKYQFKIPAAWKGKQINIVFDGSMTDTEVKINGKSAGDIHRGAFYRFKYDVTSLLNFDKANTLEVTVSKMSSDASVNNAERLADYWVFGGIFRPVFLEATPKQYIDYVGIDAKHDGKFAMQVWTKGLAQNAFVITTITDANKKVISTTKTAVAKTDENIIVSTQVNNIKSWTSETPNLYTATVVLQDAAGKKLYELNEKFGFRTIEVKHGQGIYINGTQVKMKGVNRHCFWPETARSLSKENELTDALLLKEMNMNAVRCSHYPPDKYFLQLCDSLGIYVLNELAGWQKFYSAKAGEPLVKELVLRDLNHPSIIFWDNGNEGGTNKELDDDFLKWDFQKRPVIHPHHRPGNHFSGIDGNHYEDYYSTQKILNDSLIYMPTEMLHAQDDGGGGAAMEDFWNLHWKSQKSGGVFIWVMADEAVMRTDLNNALDANGLNANDGILGPHREKEGSFYALREIFSPIQLSLSDQLPSTFNGEIELENRFHFLNTNQCTFYWALVDYSKPFDRFDGYVVKQKGQAPAPTVSPLQKGKLKINLPADYKSYDALVIVAKDNYGRDLYKWISKVKDNASLLQNFVTGKKDSTSIKETDSLYTITGGEVSVVLDKLTGNLVTSKNTANDYVLSFNNGPVLVKGNAAVVSSKAYKEENNQVVEFTYSGNMRYVKWKINASGWTTMEYEYSVEGDQPFTGVSFNYPENYVLSSRWLGKGPARQWKNRIAGTPVNVWQNIYNNTHTGYSPIVYPEFKGYYGEVSWMELSTVQGKLYIASPDTGLFIRLFDFYALSDAVKPHPEVPVGNISFLDCIPPIGTKLAVGLTTNTRVYGPMSELNHVKGSKKRTLYFYFGMPKTTDSKENYSRPAIDNVFAPIP; from the coding sequence ATGATGAATAAGATTTACAAAGTTGGGTTACTTATAACTTACAACTTATTACTTATAACTTCTCTTCATAGCCAACAGAAGCAAATCCAATACCTCTCCGGTACCGATGCAAAGAATACCGTGCAATGGGATTTCTTTTGCACGGCAGGTCGTAACAGCGGCGAATGGAAAAAGATACAGGTGCCGAGTTGCTGGGAACAGCAGGGATTTGGTAATTACAACTATGGTCGTGATTACAAAACCCATGGAAAGAATTTTCGTTTCTACGATGAGAAGGGAATGTACAAGTATCAGTTTAAAATACCTGCTGCATGGAAAGGCAAACAGATCAATATTGTATTTGATGGCAGCATGACGGATACCGAAGTAAAGATCAATGGCAAGAGCGCAGGTGATATACATCGTGGTGCATTCTACCGGTTTAAATATGATGTGACTTCGCTGTTGAATTTCGATAAGGCAAATACACTGGAAGTAACAGTAAGTAAGATGAGTAGCGATGCAAGTGTAAACAATGCGGAACGGTTGGCTGATTACTGGGTATTCGGTGGCATCTTCCGCCCGGTGTTTTTAGAAGCAACACCTAAACAATACATCGACTATGTAGGAATTGATGCAAAGCATGATGGCAAATTCGCCATGCAGGTATGGACGAAGGGACTTGCACAAAATGCATTTGTTATAACAACCATTACCGATGCAAATAAGAAAGTGATCTCGACAACAAAAACTGCTGTTGCAAAAACAGATGAAAACATCATTGTATCAACGCAAGTCAACAATATTAAATCATGGACATCTGAAACACCGAATCTTTATACTGCAACTGTAGTGTTGCAGGATGCAGCAGGGAAGAAATTATATGAACTCAATGAGAAATTTGGTTTCCGCACAATAGAGGTAAAACATGGACAAGGGATTTATATCAACGGAACACAGGTGAAAATGAAAGGCGTCAACCGGCATTGCTTCTGGCCGGAAACTGCAAGATCATTATCCAAAGAAAATGAATTGACAGATGCACTGCTGCTGAAAGAAATGAACATGAACGCTGTTCGCTGCAGTCATTATCCCCCCGATAAATATTTTCTGCAGTTATGTGATTCATTAGGTATTTATGTATTGAATGAATTGGCTGGCTGGCAGAAATTCTATTCAGCCAAAGCAGGAGAGCCGTTGGTGAAAGAATTAGTGTTGCGTGATTTGAATCATCCTTCCATCATCTTTTGGGATAATGGAAACGAAGGCGGCACCAACAAAGAACTCGATGATGATTTTCTGAAATGGGATTTTCAAAAACGTCCTGTCATTCATCCGCATCATCGCCCGGGAAATCATTTCAGTGGCATTGATGGAAATCATTACGAAGATTATTACAGTACACAAAAAATTCTCAACGATTCACTCATCTATATGCCAACAGAAATGTTGCATGCACAGGATGATGGTGGAGGTGGCGCTGCTATGGAAGACTTCTGGAACCTGCATTGGAAGTCACAGAAGAGTGGGGGTGTGTTTATTTGGGTGATGGCTGATGAAGCGGTTATGCGTACGGATCTGAATAATGCGCTCGATGCAAATGGTTTGAATGCAAATGACGGGATACTAGGCCCGCATCGTGAAAAGGAAGGAAGTTTTTATGCATTACGTGAAATCTTTTCCCCCATTCAGCTTTCGTTGTCAGATCAATTGCCTTCAACGTTTAACGGAGAAATTGAATTGGAGAACCGGTTTCATTTTCTCAATACCAATCAGTGTACGTTTTATTGGGCATTGGTTGATTACAGTAAACCATTTGATCGTTTTGATGGCTATGTTGTAAAACAGAAAGGACAAGCACCTGCACCAACGGTGTCTCCCTTACAAAAAGGAAAGTTGAAAATTAATTTACCTGCAGACTATAAGAGCTATGATGCACTGGTAATTGTTGCAAAAGATAATTACGGGAGAGACTTGTACAAATGGATCTCCAAAGTAAAAGACAATGCTTCACTGCTGCAAAATTTTGTAACTGGGAAAAAAGATTCAACATCAATCAAAGAAACCGATAGTCTGTATACAATTACCGGTGGTGAAGTAAGTGTAGTGCTTGATAAATTAACCGGCAATCTTGTCACCAGCAAAAATACAGCAAATGATTATGTGCTCTCGTTTAATAACGGTCCGGTCCTGGTGAAAGGCAATGCTGCAGTTGTTTCTTCGAAAGCATACAAAGAAGAAAACAACCAAGTGGTGGAGTTCACCTACAGCGGGAATATGAGATATGTAAAATGGAAGATCAATGCAAGCGGCTGGACAACGATGGAATATGAATACAGTGTGGAAGGAGATCAACCATTTACCGGCGTGAGCTTTAACTACCCAGAGAATTATGTATTATCGAGTCGTTGGTTAGGCAAGGGCCCGGCACGCCAATGGAAAAATCGTATTGCCGGCACGCCTGTCAATGTTTGGCAAAATATTTATAACAATACACACACCGGTTATTCGCCCATTGTGTATCCCGAATTCAAAGGTTATTATGGTGAAGTATCCTGGATGGAATTAAGTACAGTACAGGGTAAGTTATACATTGCCAGTCCTGATACAGGTTTGTTTATTCGTCTGTTTGATTTTTATGCATTAAGTGATGCAGTGAAACCACATCCGGAAGTGCCTGTTGGAAATATTTCCTTTTTGGATTGTATTCCGCCAATAGGTACGAAGCTGGCAGTTGGCTTAACGACGAACACAAGAGTGTATGGCCCGATGAGCGAATTGAATCATGTGAAAGGAAGCAAGAAGCGTACATTGTATTTTTATTTCGGTATGCCGAAGACAACTGATTCAAAAGAGAATTACAGCAGACCGGCGATTGATAACGTTTTTGCCCCCATCCCCTAA